The DNA region TGGTAGCAGGCTTCAGATGGAGCGGATTATTGAGATCTTCGAGGCTGTAAAGAGTAATCGCTATCCCAACTGCACGACATTGGCTGAAGAGTTGGAAGTGACGCCGAAGACAATTCAGCGCGATATTTCCTTTATGAAGAGGCGCTTGAACGTTCCCATTGAGTACGACAAGTCGATGCATGGGTACGTGGTGACCGGCGATTGGGATGGCCTGCCTGGAATGGACGTACAAGTGGAGGATTTGGCGGCTTTGTTTTTAGCAAAGCATGCGTTGGGGAGTGTCAGGGGAACCCAGCTTGCGGATGCGCTGCGGCCGGCATTCGAGAAGCTCACGAGTCGGCTGGAGGGCAAGGTGAATATGAACTGGCGGGAGATGGACCAGGCGTTTTCGGTCAAGCAGGTCGGGGCGCTGGACGTGGATTTGAAAATGTTTGGCAAGCTGGCCGAGGCGGTGGTGAAGCAACTGTCTGTCGAGTTTTCCTATCGCAAGGTGGATGCGAGTTCATCCGAGCCACGGCGGCTGAACCCATACCACGTCGGGGAGATTGCCGGGGGCTGGTATGTGATTGGGTTTGATCTCGATCGTGAAGCGCTGCGGACCTTTGCGCTGCAGCGGATCAAAGGGCTGAAGGTGACCAGCGGGCATTTTGAGAGGATCGATGGATTTGATATCAACGAGCACATCGGATCGAGTGTGGGGGTGTGGGATAACCAAAGCGCCCAATCTAGCGAGGTGGTGCTTGAGGTGAGCGGCTGGGTTGCGCGCATGGTGCAAGAGCGTAAGTGGCATTCATCGCAGAAGGTCAAAGCGCTCGATGACTATGGGACCAAGGTCGAGGTGCGGATGACCTTGGGGAACCTGGAGGAGGTGAAGCAGTTGGTGCTGAGCTGGGGGCGGAATGTGAAGGTGATTGAGCCGGTCGAGCTGCGCGATGCGATTCGGGAGGAAGCGCAGGGGATGCTGGCTGTGTATGCGGGGTGAGGAAAGTAGTGATTGGTGATTGGTGATTGGCCGGGGCGATGCTGTTAGGCGGGTTTCGATGGAGCAACCTCACTCTTGAGGTGGACCTGCAGATCCGGCGGAGCCTCTGGATGGTTTTCTAGACAGGATTCACATGATTTACGTGATTTTTAGGAGGTGTCGTGTGGTCGATAAAAGTTTGGAGAAAGGGGGCTCATGCAGAGACCACGCTAGTGCTAAGGCGCAGAGAAGAGGATGAAGTGGAGCGACGCCGTCACGTTGGGGAGGGGGAGGAAAGTAGACGGTTGAAATGGGAAACTTGAAATGAAGTGAGCGCGCTGTGCGCGGGTGTCGGGAGGATGCTCACGCAGAGGCGCGAAGACGCAGAGGTGTCGCTGCGCGACGGGTTTAAGGTTCGCTGCGCGGAAAGCGGGGTGTAGTTGAAGTGGAGATGACGCACAGCGTGCGGATCTGTTGGGAGGATGCTCACGCAGAGAGCCCAAAGACCCAAAGGTTTGGAAAAGGGGGGGGCTCATGCAGAGACCACGCTAGCGCTAAGGCGCAGAGAAGAGGATGAAGTGGAGTGACGGTGTCCTCACCGTCTGAGAGACGCCGTCACGTGGTTTCCGATCGAACACTCTCAGGTCTTAGGTCGGATGGAATGGCCACAAGAAAGGCAAGAAGTCACAAAAGCGGAAGCAAGATGGCTCACGCAGAGACGCGAAGACGCAGAGGTGTAGCTGCGCGACGGGTTTAAGCTTCGCTGCGCGGAAAGCGGGTGGGGGGATTGAAGATCTAAGGTTTCAAAATTAAGATGAAGTTTGGCTGTGCGTTCCGCCATCTTCCAT from Sulfuriroseicoccus oceanibius includes:
- a CDS encoding helix-turn-helix transcriptional regulator, producing MSNFVGGSRLQMERIIEIFEAVKSNRYPNCTTLAEELEVTPKTIQRDISFMKRRLNVPIEYDKSMHGYVVTGDWDGLPGMDVQVEDLAALFLAKHALGSVRGTQLADALRPAFEKLTSRLEGKVNMNWREMDQAFSVKQVGALDVDLKMFGKLAEAVVKQLSVEFSYRKVDASSSEPRRLNPYHVGEIAGGWYVIGFDLDREALRTFALQRIKGLKVTSGHFERIDGFDINEHIGSSVGVWDNQSAQSSEVVLEVSGWVARMVQERKWHSSQKVKALDDYGTKVEVRMTLGNLEEVKQLVLSWGRNVKVIEPVELRDAIREEAQGMLAVYAG